In Candidatus Eisenbacteria bacterium, a genomic segment contains:
- a CDS encoding sigma-70 family RNA polymerase sigma factor translates to MGKGRQDCRWLSEAEIAARALEGQSSAWDEIVRRHSHRVLLAMLARGVPWDAAHDLVQEVWVRLVRQQRAGRLQSLTLPGLAITQASWLAREEGRTRRRHETIMSGRAAAEITGDDVEHDPGVDPEEQAIRQDRLDRIRRELEVCPPRARQIFLAVYGPEGRSHAEAARDLGISVQRVRQALCEVRARMRTALREMDSGD, encoded by the coding sequence GTGGGGAAAGGTCGCCAGGACTGCCGGTGGCTGTCCGAGGCGGAGATTGCTGCGCGTGCGCTCGAGGGGCAGTCGTCGGCGTGGGACGAGATCGTGCGGCGCCACTCGCACCGCGTGCTGCTGGCCATGCTGGCGCGCGGGGTGCCGTGGGACGCGGCGCACGATCTTGTGCAGGAGGTCTGGGTGCGCTTGGTGCGCCAGCAGCGCGCAGGGCGCCTGCAGTCTTTGACCCTGCCGGGGCTCGCCATCACGCAGGCCAGCTGGTTGGCCCGCGAGGAGGGCCGGACCAGGAGGCGGCACGAGACCATCATGAGCGGCAGAGCGGCGGCGGAGATCACCGGTGACGATGTGGAACATGACCCCGGGGTGGATCCCGAGGAACAAGCGATCCGGCAAGATCGGCTGGACCGCATCCGCAGGGAGCTCGAGGTCTGTCCGCCGCGCGCCCGGCAGATCTTTCTCGCGGTGTACGGGCCCGAAGGACGCAGTCACGCCGAGGCGGCGCGCGACCTCGGGATCTCGGTGCAGCGGGTGAGGCAGGCACTGTGCGAGGTCCGCGCGCGCATGCGCACGGCGCTGAGGGAAATGGATAGCGGAGACTAA